In the genome of Triticum urartu cultivar G1812 chromosome 5, Tu2.1, whole genome shotgun sequence, one region contains:
- the LOC125511688 gene encoding kinesin-like protein KIN-14E isoform X1: MEGDDPMDFTWTAGWEAACVDASPDPDPAPAPQEAEAESMILVSGPRVAVSGLRRADCRADNCKPSGPVRQPGECVLFVNAGGCAIQADHPSANLFSSDSFFQGGESIETSETIVEGGDYPSLYSSARYGDFTYTFDGLAPGDYYLDLHFAEIVHTAGPTGIRSFDVLVQQDKILSQLDVFKVVGGNRPLQVLDIRAFVGSNGAIIIDFKGVRGNPMVCGICIRKSPATPAAKLGARGSGLCKKCLTDVEISSPIQKRTAKLISKYEKQIEELTSQCSIKSDECSMAWSLVETTNQELDRLKMELHQKLVQTDNFEQVLDTQTDQLRKVSQNYENDKKLWAAAISNLESKIKAMKQEQALLSLEAHDCAHAIPDLSKMIEAVRALVAQCDDLKMKYHEEMAKRKKLHNIVQETKGNIRVFCRCRPLSKVETSSGYKCVVDFDGANDGDIGIINGGTAKKTFKFDRVYTPKDDQAEVYADASPLVTSVLDGYNVCIFAYGQTGTGKTFTMEGTERNRGVNYRTLEELFKIAEERKDTVTYNISVSVLEVYNEQIRDLLATSPSSKKLEIKQAGEGSHHVPGIVEAKVEDINEVWDVLQTGSNSRAVGSNNVNEHSSRSHWLVITNIIFHFSMEYLPACGKNGLTFIIFFSMLCIMVRAKNLINGDCTRSKLWLVDLAGSERLAKTDAQGDRLKEAQNINRSLSALGDVISALASRSSHIPYRNSKLTHLLQDSLGGDSKALMFVQISPSDNDVSETLSSLNFASRVRGIELGPAKKQVDTAELQKVKQMLERSKQEAKLKEESLRKLEENCQNLESKAKGKEQLYKNLQDKVKELESQLDSKMHSQITSEKQQSQLSGKLKEKEEACTALQHKIVELERKLGQQQQSDSEVAALKQTIEEVELKLKEQEEQRSAAESKAMEMGQELLEAQKTESMLESKLLDLEKKLQEMTKLKDASTMPDPKPQDASSTMMPEPKPQGTSSTTMPEPSNNNLVTRVLPATPVETNVVPACCAREEAMSEKAQQHRRILRSSDSANKRSLFAPEAAVVNERKRKGEESQPRAGGGGGGGQNAGRKRSSMQGEVENQLPAAAAAVARKRSLQGGEVRSKRASIPARPWTSAAAAAQKVVVAPGSRMTRQQQQQAAVASSNKTKGWVR; the protein is encoded by the exons ATGGAAGGCGACGACCCCATGGACTTCACCTGGACCGCCGGCTGGGAGGCGGCCTGCGTCGACGCcagccccgaccccgacccggcgccggcgccgcaggaggcggaggcggagtccaTGATCCTCGTCTCCGGCCCGCGCGTCGCCGTCTCCGGGCTCAGGCGGGCCGACTGCCGCGCAG ATAATTGTAAACCTTCAGGTCCTGTTCGTCAACCAGGTGAATGCGTCCTGTTCGTCAACGCCGGCGGGTGCGCCATCCAAGCCGACCATCCCTCTGCAAACTTGTTTTCCAGCGACTCTTTCTTTCAAGGAGGGGAGTCGATAGAGACATCCGAGACCATAGTTGAAGGCGGCGACTATCCCTCGCTCTACAGCTCGGCACGCTACGGCGATTTCACCTACACATTCGACGGCCTTGCCCCTGGAGACTATTACCTGGATCTGCATTTCGCGGAGATAGTGCACACTGCCGGGCCAACAGGAATCAGATCTTTTGATGTCCTCGTGCAACAAGACAAG ATTTTGTCTCAACTTGATGTGTTCAAGGTGGTCGGAGGTAACAGGCCCCTTCAGGTTCTTGACATCAGGGCTTTTGTCGGGAGCAATGGTGCTATCATCATCGATTTCAAGGGAGTAAGAGGAAACCCCATGGTTTGTGGCATCTGCATTCGCAAATCCCCAGCAACACCAG CGGCAAAGTTAGGTGCACGCGGGAGTGGCTTATGCAAAAAATGCTTAACTGATGTTGAGATTTCTTCACCTATTCAG AAAAGGACAGCTAAACTCATCTCAAAGTACGAAAAACAGATCGAGGAGCTAACCAGCCAGTGCTCCATCAAGTCCGACGAGTGCTCCATGGCGTGGTCTTTAGTAGAAACTACCAATCAAGAACTTGACAGGCTTAAGATGGAGCTTCACCAAAAGCTTGTGCAAACTGATAATTTTG AACAAGTCCTTGACACACAAACGGACCAACTAAGAAAAGTTTCTCAGAACTACGAAAATGACAAGAAACTATGGGCTGCTGCCATATCTAACTTGGAGAGCAAAATCAAG GCCATGAAACAAGAGCAAGCACTGTTATCTCTTGAAGCACACGACTGTGCGCACGCGATTCCTGATTTGAGTAAGATGATTGAAGCTGTTCGAGCCTTAG TTGCACAGTGTGACGATCTGAAAATGAAGTACCACGAGGAGATGGCCAAGAGAAAGAAACTTCATAATATTGTCCAGGAGACAAAAG GAAATATTAGAGTTTTCTGCAGATGCCGCCCCTTGAGCAAAGTTGAGACATCGTCAGGGTACAAATGTGTTGTAGATTTTGATGGAGCAAATGATGGCGACATTGGGATTATAAATGGTGGAACAGCAAAAAAGACATTCAAGTTTGACAGAGTCTACACCCCAAAGGATGACCAAG CTGAGGTTTACGCCGATGCATCTCCACTAGTCACGTCAGTGCTAGATGGATACAATGTATGCATATTTGCATACGGACAAACAGGAACCGGGAAGACCTTCACCATGGAAGGGACTGAAAGGAACAGAGGGGTAAACTATAGAACTCTGGAGGAGTTGTTCAAGATTGCTGAGGAGAGAAAAGACACTGTCACGTACAACATATCTGTTAGTGTGCTTGAGGTGTACAATGAACAAATCAGAGACCTCCTTGCAACATCCCCTTCATCTAAGAA GTTGGAGATCAAACAAGCAGGTGAAGGATCCCATCATGTGCCCGGCATAGTTGAGGCCAAAGTTGAGGACATAAATGAAGTTTGGGATGTCTTACAAACTGGAAGCAATTCGAGGGCTGTAGGGTCAAACAATGTGAATGAACACAGCAGTCGCTCACACTGGTTGGTCATAACTAACATTATTTTTCATTTCTCCATGGAGTACCTTCCTGCTTGTGGTAAAAATGGTTTGACCTTTATCATTTTTTTCAGCATGCTTTGTATCATGGTTAGAGCAAAGAACCTGATAAATGGGGACTGTACAAGAAGTAAGCTTTGGTTAGTTGATCTTGCTGGAAGCGAGCGGTTAGCCAAGACAGACGCGCAAGGTGATCGGCTCAAGGAAGCACAAAATATCAACAGGTCGCTTTCTGCTTTAGGGGATGTCATTTCTGCTCTTGCTTCCAGAAGCAGCCACATCCCTTACAG GAATTCCAAGCTGACGCACTTGCTCCAAGACTCTTTAG GAGGGGATTCGAAAGCCCTAATGTTTGTGCAAATTAGCCCATCGGACAACGACGTGTCAGAAACCTTGAGTTCGTTGAACTTTGCAAGCCGTGTCCGTGGCATAGAACTGGGCCCAGCAAAGAAGCAGGTGGACACGGCCGAGCTTCAAAAGGTCAAACAGATG CTTGAAAGGTCTAAGCAGGAAGCCAAGCTTAAGGAGGAATCtttgagaaagctggaagagaaCTGTCAAAATTTAGAGAGTAAAGCCAAGGGAAAAGAGCAGCTTTACAAAAACTTGCAAGACAAG GTGAAGGAGCTTGAAAGCCAACTAGACTCTAAGATGCATTCTCAAATTACGTCGGAAAAGCAGCAGAGTCAGCTTTCTGGAAAACTTAAGGAGAAGGAAGAAGCATGTACTGCGCTACAGCACAAG ATAGTGGAGTTGGAGCGTAAGCTTggacagcagcagcagtcagACTCTGAGGTCGCAGCTCTTAAGCAAACG ATTGAGGAGGTGGAGCTGAAACTAAAGGAGCAGGAAGAGCAAAGATCAGCTGCAGAATCAAAG GCAATGGAAATGGGGCAAGAACTCTTGGAAGCACAGAAAACAGAGTCAATGCTTGAGAGCAAG CTGCTCGACCTCGAGAAGAAGCTGCAGGAGATGACAAAACTCAAAGACGCAAGCACAATGCCTGACCCAAAACCTCAAGACGCTAGTAGCACGATGATGCCTGAACCAAAGCCTCAAGGCACTAGTAGCACGACGATGCCTGAACCCTCAAACAATAATCTAGTCACAAGGGTTCTTCCTGCCACCCCTGTGGAGACAAACGTGGTGCCGGCTTGTTGTGCGAGGGAGGAGGCGATGAGCGAGAAGGCGCAGCAGCACCGCCGCATCCTGAGGAGCTCCGACTCGGCCAACAAGCGCTCCCTGTTTGCCCCGGAGGCGGCCGTCGTGAACGAGAGGAAGAGGAAAGGGGAGGAGAGCCAGCCTCGtgcgggtggcggtggcggtggcgggcAGAACGCCGGGCGGAAGAGGAGCAGCATGCAGGGTGAGGTCGAGAACCAGCTccctgctgccgccgccgccgtggcgAGGAAGAGGAGCCTGCAGGGCGGCGAGGTGAGGTCGAAGAGGGCGTCGATCCCGGCGAGGCCTTGGACGTCGGCGGCTGCTGCTGCGCAGAAGGTGGTGGTGGCTCCTGGTTCCAGGATGAccaggcagcagcagcagcaggcgGCGGTGGCGAGCAGCAACAAGACCAAGGGGTGGGTGAGGTGA
- the LOC125511688 gene encoding kinesin-like protein KIN-14E isoform X5: protein MEGDDPMDFTWTAGWEAACVDASPDPDPAPAPQEAEAESMILVSGPRVAVSGLRRADCRAGECVLFVNAGGCAIQADHPSANLFSSDSFFQGGESIETSETIVEGGDYPSLYSSARYGDFTYTFDGLAPGDYYLDLHFAEIVHTAGPTGIRSFDVLVQQDKILSQLDVFKVVGGNRPLQVLDIRAFVGSNGAIIIDFKGVRGNPMVCGICIRKSPATPAAKLGARGSGLCKKCLTDVEISSPIQKRTAKLISKYEKQIEELTSQCSIKSDECSMAWSLVETTNQELDRLKMELHQKLVQTDNFEQVLDTQTDQLRKVSQNYENDKKLWAAAISNLESKIKAMKQEQALLSLEAHDCAHAIPDLSKMIEAVRALVAQCDDLKMKYHEEMAKRKKLHNIVQETKGNIRVFCRCRPLSKVETSSGYKCVVDFDGANDGDIGIINGGTAKKTFKFDRVYTPKDDQAEVYADASPLVTSVLDGYNVCIFAYGQTGTGKTFTMEGTERNRGVNYRTLEELFKIAEERKDTVTYNISVSVLEVYNEQIRDLLATSPSSKKLEIKQAGEGSHHVPGIVEAKVEDINEVWDVLQTGSNSRAVGSNNVNEHSSRSHCMLCIMVRAKNLINGDCTRSKLWLVDLAGSERLAKTDAQGDRLKEAQNINRSLSALGDVISALASRSSHIPYRNSKLTHLLQDSLGGDSKALMFVQISPSDNDVSETLSSLNFASRVRGIELGPAKKQVDTAELQKVKQMLERSKQEAKLKEESLRKLEENCQNLESKAKGKEQLYKNLQDKVKELESQLDSKMHSQITSEKQQSQLSGKLKEKEEACTALQHKIVELERKLGQQQQSDSEVAALKQTIEEVELKLKEQEEQRSAAESKAMEMGQELLEAQKTESMLESKLLDLEKKLQEMTKLKDASTMPDPKPQDASSTMMPEPKPQGTSSTTMPEPSNNNLVTRVLPATPVETNVVPACCAREEAMSEKAQQHRRILRSSDSANKRSLFAPEAAVVNERKRKGEESQPRAGGGGGGGQNAGRKRSSMQGEVENQLPAAAAAVARKRSLQGGEVRSKRASIPARPWTSAAAAAQKVVVAPGSRMTRQQQQQAAVASSNKTKGWVR, encoded by the exons ATGGAAGGCGACGACCCCATGGACTTCACCTGGACCGCCGGCTGGGAGGCGGCCTGCGTCGACGCcagccccgaccccgacccggcgccggcgccgcaggaggcggaggcggagtccaTGATCCTCGTCTCCGGCCCGCGCGTCGCCGTCTCCGGGCTCAGGCGGGCCGACTGCCGCGCAG GTGAATGCGTCCTGTTCGTCAACGCCGGCGGGTGCGCCATCCAAGCCGACCATCCCTCTGCAAACTTGTTTTCCAGCGACTCTTTCTTTCAAGGAGGGGAGTCGATAGAGACATCCGAGACCATAGTTGAAGGCGGCGACTATCCCTCGCTCTACAGCTCGGCACGCTACGGCGATTTCACCTACACATTCGACGGCCTTGCCCCTGGAGACTATTACCTGGATCTGCATTTCGCGGAGATAGTGCACACTGCCGGGCCAACAGGAATCAGATCTTTTGATGTCCTCGTGCAACAAGACAAG ATTTTGTCTCAACTTGATGTGTTCAAGGTGGTCGGAGGTAACAGGCCCCTTCAGGTTCTTGACATCAGGGCTTTTGTCGGGAGCAATGGTGCTATCATCATCGATTTCAAGGGAGTAAGAGGAAACCCCATGGTTTGTGGCATCTGCATTCGCAAATCCCCAGCAACACCAG CGGCAAAGTTAGGTGCACGCGGGAGTGGCTTATGCAAAAAATGCTTAACTGATGTTGAGATTTCTTCACCTATTCAG AAAAGGACAGCTAAACTCATCTCAAAGTACGAAAAACAGATCGAGGAGCTAACCAGCCAGTGCTCCATCAAGTCCGACGAGTGCTCCATGGCGTGGTCTTTAGTAGAAACTACCAATCAAGAACTTGACAGGCTTAAGATGGAGCTTCACCAAAAGCTTGTGCAAACTGATAATTTTG AACAAGTCCTTGACACACAAACGGACCAACTAAGAAAAGTTTCTCAGAACTACGAAAATGACAAGAAACTATGGGCTGCTGCCATATCTAACTTGGAGAGCAAAATCAAG GCCATGAAACAAGAGCAAGCACTGTTATCTCTTGAAGCACACGACTGTGCGCACGCGATTCCTGATTTGAGTAAGATGATTGAAGCTGTTCGAGCCTTAG TTGCACAGTGTGACGATCTGAAAATGAAGTACCACGAGGAGATGGCCAAGAGAAAGAAACTTCATAATATTGTCCAGGAGACAAAAG GAAATATTAGAGTTTTCTGCAGATGCCGCCCCTTGAGCAAAGTTGAGACATCGTCAGGGTACAAATGTGTTGTAGATTTTGATGGAGCAAATGATGGCGACATTGGGATTATAAATGGTGGAACAGCAAAAAAGACATTCAAGTTTGACAGAGTCTACACCCCAAAGGATGACCAAG CTGAGGTTTACGCCGATGCATCTCCACTAGTCACGTCAGTGCTAGATGGATACAATGTATGCATATTTGCATACGGACAAACAGGAACCGGGAAGACCTTCACCATGGAAGGGACTGAAAGGAACAGAGGGGTAAACTATAGAACTCTGGAGGAGTTGTTCAAGATTGCTGAGGAGAGAAAAGACACTGTCACGTACAACATATCTGTTAGTGTGCTTGAGGTGTACAATGAACAAATCAGAGACCTCCTTGCAACATCCCCTTCATCTAAGAA GTTGGAGATCAAACAAGCAGGTGAAGGATCCCATCATGTGCCCGGCATAGTTGAGGCCAAAGTTGAGGACATAAATGAAGTTTGGGATGTCTTACAAACTGGAAGCAATTCGAGGGCTGTAGGGTCAAACAATGTGAATGAACACAGCAGTCGCTCACACTG CATGCTTTGTATCATGGTTAGAGCAAAGAACCTGATAAATGGGGACTGTACAAGAAGTAAGCTTTGGTTAGTTGATCTTGCTGGAAGCGAGCGGTTAGCCAAGACAGACGCGCAAGGTGATCGGCTCAAGGAAGCACAAAATATCAACAGGTCGCTTTCTGCTTTAGGGGATGTCATTTCTGCTCTTGCTTCCAGAAGCAGCCACATCCCTTACAG GAATTCCAAGCTGACGCACTTGCTCCAAGACTCTTTAG GAGGGGATTCGAAAGCCCTAATGTTTGTGCAAATTAGCCCATCGGACAACGACGTGTCAGAAACCTTGAGTTCGTTGAACTTTGCAAGCCGTGTCCGTGGCATAGAACTGGGCCCAGCAAAGAAGCAGGTGGACACGGCCGAGCTTCAAAAGGTCAAACAGATG CTTGAAAGGTCTAAGCAGGAAGCCAAGCTTAAGGAGGAATCtttgagaaagctggaagagaaCTGTCAAAATTTAGAGAGTAAAGCCAAGGGAAAAGAGCAGCTTTACAAAAACTTGCAAGACAAG GTGAAGGAGCTTGAAAGCCAACTAGACTCTAAGATGCATTCTCAAATTACGTCGGAAAAGCAGCAGAGTCAGCTTTCTGGAAAACTTAAGGAGAAGGAAGAAGCATGTACTGCGCTACAGCACAAG ATAGTGGAGTTGGAGCGTAAGCTTggacagcagcagcagtcagACTCTGAGGTCGCAGCTCTTAAGCAAACG ATTGAGGAGGTGGAGCTGAAACTAAAGGAGCAGGAAGAGCAAAGATCAGCTGCAGAATCAAAG GCAATGGAAATGGGGCAAGAACTCTTGGAAGCACAGAAAACAGAGTCAATGCTTGAGAGCAAG CTGCTCGACCTCGAGAAGAAGCTGCAGGAGATGACAAAACTCAAAGACGCAAGCACAATGCCTGACCCAAAACCTCAAGACGCTAGTAGCACGATGATGCCTGAACCAAAGCCTCAAGGCACTAGTAGCACGACGATGCCTGAACCCTCAAACAATAATCTAGTCACAAGGGTTCTTCCTGCCACCCCTGTGGAGACAAACGTGGTGCCGGCTTGTTGTGCGAGGGAGGAGGCGATGAGCGAGAAGGCGCAGCAGCACCGCCGCATCCTGAGGAGCTCCGACTCGGCCAACAAGCGCTCCCTGTTTGCCCCGGAGGCGGCCGTCGTGAACGAGAGGAAGAGGAAAGGGGAGGAGAGCCAGCCTCGtgcgggtggcggtggcggtggcgggcAGAACGCCGGGCGGAAGAGGAGCAGCATGCAGGGTGAGGTCGAGAACCAGCTccctgctgccgccgccgccgtggcgAGGAAGAGGAGCCTGCAGGGCGGCGAGGTGAGGTCGAAGAGGGCGTCGATCCCGGCGAGGCCTTGGACGTCGGCGGCTGCTGCTGCGCAGAAGGTGGTGGTGGCTCCTGGTTCCAGGATGAccaggcagcagcagcagcaggcgGCGGTGGCGAGCAGCAACAAGACCAAGGGGTGGGTGAGGTGA